The following are from one region of the Amycolatopsis sp. QT-25 genome:
- a CDS encoding ester cyclase has product MISEDLRERRHKIIEEHMDTEVAHEFERTLDTFNGHPHYEIMATGQIFDGDEEVMAYYRMTRTAFPDQRHDNVRYHFADESVVVEFDLLGTNLGEFYGRPPTGKAFRVPIIAVFFFDGDRITNERVYFDAASLITQAGHAELLTLLASGEV; this is encoded by the coding sequence GTGATCAGCGAAGACCTGCGCGAACGCCGCCACAAGATCATCGAAGAGCACATGGACACCGAGGTGGCCCACGAGTTCGAGCGCACCCTGGACACCTTCAACGGCCATCCGCACTACGAGATCATGGCGACCGGGCAGATCTTCGACGGCGACGAAGAGGTCATGGCGTACTACCGCATGACCCGGACGGCTTTCCCGGACCAGCGGCACGACAACGTGCGGTACCACTTCGCCGACGAGTCGGTCGTCGTCGAATTCGACCTGCTCGGCACCAACCTCGGCGAGTTCTACGGCCGCCCGCCCACCGGCAAGGCGTTCCGGGTGCCGATCATCGCGGTGTTCTTCTTCGACGGGGACCGGATCACCAACGAGCGCGTCTACTTCGACGCCGCCAGCCTGATCACCCAGGCCGGGCACGCCGAACTGCTGACCCTCCTGGCGTCGGGCGAGGTCTGA